The Chryseolinea soli genome contains a region encoding:
- a CDS encoding ATP-binding protein, whose protein sequence is MLTKEEIYTNLLKVPEFKNLPPSQIEWMATKGTISVHPDGEQLFKLGDPMNELRILFKGRINLYMEQGGNLYYFDVVEPFEISGRLPYSRMKGAGAIGVAVEEAISYRLHSDYFHELITTNYELAEVLVHAMTDRVREFTKFQQQNDKMMALGKLSAGLAHELNNPSAAVVRGAQELKKHLANLPEHFKGVIRIRATEVIVDGVNDLLFSKINATQPALSLMEKTKKEDVMLQWLEDNEIQEGYMMAETLSDFGFNRDDMEGLAKMLRPEDKNAVVDWLFQVLTTERLVHDIEEAARRINTLVSSIKSYTHMDQAPAKEPADIREGLQSTLTLLNHKIKRNRVQVTLHFADNLPKPKIYVSSMNQVWMNIIDNALDALEGKDDARLEITTERDREFIVVTVTDNGPGIPKEIQDKIFDAFYTTKPVGKGTGLGLEIVRQILRRHDGEVKVRSVPGQTSFEVCFPL, encoded by the coding sequence ATGCTGACCAAAGAAGAAATCTATACGAATTTGCTGAAGGTGCCGGAATTCAAAAACCTGCCCCCGTCCCAGATCGAGTGGATGGCTACCAAAGGAACCATCAGCGTTCACCCGGACGGTGAACAGCTTTTTAAGTTGGGCGATCCTATGAACGAATTGCGCATTTTGTTCAAGGGCCGCATCAATCTCTATATGGAACAGGGAGGGAACCTGTATTATTTCGATGTGGTGGAACCCTTCGAGATCTCGGGACGCTTGCCTTACAGTCGCATGAAAGGCGCCGGCGCCATTGGCGTGGCCGTGGAAGAAGCGATCTCCTACAGACTCCATTCGGATTATTTTCATGAATTGATCACCACCAACTACGAGCTGGCCGAAGTGTTGGTGCACGCCATGACCGATCGCGTGCGTGAGTTCACCAAATTCCAGCAGCAAAACGACAAAATGATGGCGCTGGGAAAACTTTCCGCCGGCCTGGCACATGAGTTGAACAACCCATCGGCCGCGGTCGTGCGGGGAGCGCAGGAATTGAAAAAACATCTGGCCAACCTGCCCGAACATTTCAAAGGCGTGATCCGCATTCGAGCCACCGAAGTGATCGTAGACGGTGTGAACGACCTGCTGTTTTCGAAAATAAACGCGACGCAACCGGCGCTTTCGCTGATGGAGAAAACAAAGAAGGAAGACGTGATGTTGCAATGGCTGGAGGACAACGAAATCCAGGAAGGCTATATGATGGCCGAAACCCTTTCCGATTTCGGCTTCAACCGCGACGACATGGAAGGCCTGGCAAAAATGCTCCGCCCCGAAGACAAGAATGCCGTGGTGGACTGGCTCTTCCAGGTGCTGACCACCGAGCGGCTTGTGCACGACATTGAGGAAGCTGCGCGACGGATCAACACCCTGGTGAGTTCCATCAAGAGCTACACCCACATGGATCAGGCACCGGCCAAAGAGCCTGCCGACATTCGCGAAGGCCTGCAGAGCACCCTAACCCTGCTCAACCACAAGATTAAACGCAATCGCGTGCAGGTGACCCTGCATTTTGCCGACAACCTGCCAAAGCCAAAGATCTACGTTAGCTCCATGAACCAGGTGTGGATGAACATCATCGACAATGCCCTCGATGCGCTGGAAGGCAAGGACGACGCCCGGCTAGAGATCACCACGGAAAGAGATCGCGAATTCATCGTGGTGACGGTCACCGACAATGGCCCCGGCATCCCCAAGGAAATTCAGGATAAAATATTCGACGCCTTTTATACGACCAAACCCGTAGGGAAAGGAACCGGTTTAGGTTTGGAGATCGTACGCCAAATTCTTCGCCGCCACGATGGCGAAGTGAAGGTGAGATCTGTGCCCGGCCAAACTTCCTTCGAGGTTTGCTTTCCGCTGTAA
- a CDS encoding Gfo/Idh/MocA family protein, whose amino-acid sequence MDQSLNRRDFIKKSGAAALGFAILPSFISRHAPSDRLRIAHIGLGGMGNQHMQWFAALPDVEIVALCDVDELHLNGTLESLKKLHPDTQAKTYGDFRQVLDRKDIDAVTIATPDHWHAQIASLAFQAGKDVYGEKPLSYDVKEAGVMLKNLTKHNRIFQLGTQIHATDNYHRVVEIIQSGAIGKVHTVRLWKNGFSPGMGHPKPQTPPKTLNWDMWLGPAPLVDYYPERVHLNYRYFLDYSGGVFADFWCHIADVAWWAVQPRGLKSVTARGEKTDGVADAPKWLDADFEFENLKLYWTTLPPNVPGAAERGIGAYFEGDKGTLICDYETRSITINGETVSDLPEVAQKLPRSPGHQQNFVDAVKARTSPESNLAYVKDMTMPMHLAVISWRLGRKLNWNVEKEKFVDDKEADALLSRKYRKAWDLL is encoded by the coding sequence ATGGATCAATCATTGAACAGACGTGATTTTATAAAAAAGAGCGGTGCCGCGGCATTGGGCTTCGCCATTCTTCCTTCCTTTATTTCCCGGCACGCACCCAGCGACCGGTTGCGCATTGCGCACATCGGTTTGGGTGGCATGGGCAACCAGCACATGCAGTGGTTCGCTGCTTTGCCAGACGTTGAGATTGTGGCGTTGTGCGACGTCGATGAACTTCATTTGAACGGGACGCTGGAATCGTTGAAAAAACTTCATCCCGATACACAAGCAAAAACCTATGGCGATTTCCGCCAGGTGCTCGACCGCAAGGACATCGATGCCGTCACCATCGCCACGCCCGATCATTGGCATGCGCAAATTGCTTCGCTGGCGTTTCAGGCCGGCAAAGATGTGTACGGCGAAAAACCGCTTTCCTACGATGTGAAGGAAGCCGGGGTGATGCTAAAGAATTTGACAAAACACAATCGCATTTTTCAATTGGGCACGCAGATCCATGCTACCGACAATTACCATCGCGTGGTGGAGATCATCCAGTCGGGCGCCATTGGTAAAGTGCACACGGTACGGCTTTGGAAGAACGGTTTTTCACCGGGCATGGGCCATCCCAAACCTCAAACGCCGCCCAAAACGCTGAACTGGGATATGTGGCTCGGTCCCGCACCCTTGGTAGACTATTACCCGGAGCGGGTTCATTTGAACTATCGTTATTTCCTGGATTATTCCGGCGGAGTATTTGCCGATTTCTGGTGTCACATTGCTGACGTGGCGTGGTGGGCCGTTCAACCGCGCGGATTGAAAAGCGTTACGGCGCGTGGCGAGAAGACCGATGGTGTGGCCGATGCGCCCAAGTGGCTGGATGCGGATTTTGAATTTGAAAACCTGAAATTGTATTGGACCACGCTGCCACCCAACGTACCCGGCGCAGCAGAGCGTGGCATCGGCGCCTATTTTGAAGGCGACAAAGGAACGCTGATCTGCGACTACGAGACCCGCTCCATCACCATCAACGGCGAAACGGTTTCGGATCTGCCCGAGGTGGCCCAAAAGCTGCCGCGTTCGCCAGGGCATCAACAGAATTTTGTGGATGCCGTGAAGGCGCGGACCTCACCCGAATCCAACTTGGCCTATGTAAAAGACATGACCATGCCCATGCACCTGGCGGTGATCTCGTGGCGGTTGGGCCGGAAGCTGAATTGGAACGTCGAAAAAGAAAAGTTCGTCGACGACAAGGAAGCCGATGCCCTGCTTTCGCGGAAATACCGGAAAGCGTGGGACTTGCTGTAG
- a CDS encoding FAD-binding and (Fe-S)-binding domain-containing protein: protein MNLNSLKQTLEGEFFTDETTRKLYATDASAYREIPQAVAIPKTEADLVKLIHFARENKTSVIPRTAGTSLAGQVVGAGIVVDVSKHFNRILEVNKEEGWALVEPGIVRDDLNQHLKAYGYFFAPETSTANRAMIGGMIGNNSCGSNSVVYGSTREHLLEVNAILSDGNKVWFGPLTKTEFLSRTKGEALENKVYRHIETMLSNADNITEIEKEFPKRSIQRRNTGYAIDMLARMQPFRDGGDLFNFCSLIAGSEGTLAFVTSAKIKLTPIDPPHKKLVCIHCHSIDESLRANLVALHHKPSAVELMDHYVFEATKRNRGQAENRFFIEGDPQAILVAEITRHTAAQVDADALALIEDLKSKGLGYSYPVVGGDDIKKVWTLRKAGLGLLSNIPGDDKPVPVIEDTAVDVEDLPSYIAEVGDILKKHGLYSVHYAHAGSGELHLRPIIDLKKTEGVQLFRTIAEDIATLVKKYDGSLSGEHGDGRLRGEFIPQMIGPHNYALIKDLKRTWDPHNLFNPGKIVDTPPMDTFLRYEKGQTTKEFDTVLDFSSTMGILRTAEQCNGSGDCRKTEISGGTMCPSYMATRKEKDTTRARANILREMITRTDKVNPFAQEEIKDVMDLCLSCKGCKSECPSNVDMGKLKQEWQYQYYKTKGIPFRTRLIGNFSLGMKLASLMPWGYRFVFGNKALGNVAKSVIGFAPDRSMPHLSPVSWKKWFTTKFRPTVKHPTKTVYLFIDELLNYNEAEIGITTVKLLDKLGYAIKFVEHHDSGRSFLSKGMLEEARDLAQKNVALFKDLVTADTPLIGVEPSAILTFRDEYPDLLRGDEKTSAYNIGAHTFMIEEFLAKELDAGRIDASAFKEQRLLIKMHGHCQQKALSTLTPMKKILTVLGKNEVHLIPSGCCGMAGSFGYEKEHYDLSMQIGELVLFPTVRKQPEEVVIAAPGTSCRHQIKDGTGRRALHPVEILWNALKD from the coding sequence ATGAACCTCAATAGTCTGAAGCAAACGCTGGAAGGAGAATTCTTTACCGATGAAACGACCCGAAAACTATACGCCACCGATGCTTCTGCATACCGCGAAATCCCCCAAGCCGTAGCGATCCCGAAGACGGAGGCTGATCTTGTCAAGCTCATCCACTTTGCACGCGAGAACAAAACCTCCGTGATCCCCCGCACCGCCGGCACGTCGTTGGCAGGCCAGGTAGTGGGCGCTGGCATTGTGGTGGATGTTTCCAAACATTTCAATCGCATCCTTGAAGTCAATAAGGAAGAGGGCTGGGCGCTGGTGGAACCCGGCATTGTGCGCGACGACCTCAATCAGCATCTGAAAGCCTATGGTTATTTCTTTGCACCCGAAACGTCCACGGCAAACCGCGCCATGATCGGTGGTATGATCGGCAACAACTCGTGCGGTTCCAACTCGGTGGTCTATGGCAGCACCCGCGAACACCTGCTCGAAGTGAATGCCATCCTTTCCGATGGCAACAAGGTGTGGTTCGGACCTTTGACCAAAACAGAATTTTTGTCGCGCACAAAAGGCGAAGCCCTCGAAAACAAAGTATACCGCCACATCGAGACCATGCTTTCCAACGCCGACAACATAACCGAGATTGAAAAGGAATTTCCCAAGCGTTCCATCCAAAGAAGAAATACAGGCTATGCCATCGACATGCTGGCGCGCATGCAGCCCTTCCGTGATGGGGGTGACCTTTTCAATTTTTGCAGCCTCATTGCGGGCTCGGAAGGAACGCTGGCGTTTGTGACGTCGGCTAAGATCAAGCTCACACCCATCGATCCGCCACATAAAAAATTAGTGTGCATTCACTGCCACAGCATCGACGAATCGTTGCGGGCAAACCTGGTGGCCCTGCACCACAAGCCTTCGGCCGTGGAGTTGATGGATCACTACGTGTTTGAAGCCACAAAACGAAATCGCGGACAAGCGGAAAACCGTTTCTTCATCGAAGGCGATCCGCAAGCCATCCTGGTAGCCGAAATTACGCGTCATACCGCAGCCCAGGTTGATGCCGACGCGTTGGCATTGATCGAAGACCTGAAAAGCAAAGGGCTTGGCTATTCCTATCCGGTGGTGGGTGGCGACGACATCAAGAAAGTGTGGACCCTGCGCAAAGCAGGATTGGGATTGCTTTCCAACATTCCTGGCGATGACAAGCCGGTGCCCGTCATTGAGGACACGGCCGTTGACGTGGAGGACCTTCCGTCGTATATCGCAGAGGTTGGCGATATTTTGAAGAAGCATGGTTTATACAGTGTTCACTATGCCCACGCCGGCTCGGGTGAGTTGCATTTGCGGCCCATCATCGATCTGAAAAAAACCGAAGGCGTTCAATTGTTCCGAACCATCGCGGAAGACATTGCCACGTTGGTAAAAAAATACGACGGGTCACTCTCGGGCGAGCACGGCGATGGCAGGTTGCGCGGTGAGTTCATTCCCCAAATGATCGGTCCCCACAACTATGCACTCATCAAAGATCTGAAACGCACGTGGGACCCGCATAATTTATTCAATCCGGGTAAGATCGTGGACACTCCACCCATGGACACTTTCCTGCGCTACGAAAAAGGTCAGACGACCAAAGAATTTGACACCGTGCTGGACTTTTCGTCGACCATGGGCATTTTGCGTACGGCCGAGCAGTGCAATGGTTCGGGCGATTGTCGCAAGACGGAGATCAGCGGTGGCACGATGTGTCCCAGCTACATGGCCACGCGCAAAGAGAAAGACACCACCCGCGCACGGGCGAACATCCTTCGCGAAATGATCACCCGTACCGACAAGGTGAATCCCTTCGCACAAGAAGAGATCAAGGACGTGATGGACCTCTGTCTGAGTTGCAAAGGTTGCAAGTCGGAGTGTCCTTCCAATGTGGACATGGGTAAGTTGAAACAGGAATGGCAATATCAATATTATAAGACCAAGGGCATTCCGTTCCGCACCCGCCTGATCGGTAATTTTTCGCTCGGTATGAAGCTTGCGTCCTTGATGCCTTGGGGCTATCGTTTTGTCTTTGGCAACAAAGCCCTGGGCAACGTGGCAAAATCGGTCATTGGTTTTGCTCCGGATCGAAGCATGCCACACCTCTCGCCTGTGAGTTGGAAGAAATGGTTTACCACGAAGTTCAGACCCACGGTTAAACATCCAACCAAAACCGTCTATCTCTTTATAGATGAACTGCTGAACTACAACGAGGCCGAAATCGGCATCACCACGGTAAAGCTATTGGACAAATTGGGCTACGCCATCAAGTTTGTGGAGCACCACGATTCGGGGCGCAGCTTTTTGTCGAAGGGAATGTTGGAAGAAGCGCGGGATCTGGCACAGAAGAACGTGGCCCTCTTTAAGGATTTGGTTACCGCCGACACACCGCTCATTGGTGTAGAGCCGTCGGCCATTCTCACGTTCCGCGACGAGTATCCCGATTTGCTCCGCGGCGATGAGAAAACCAGTGCCTATAACATTGGAGCGCACACCTTCATGATCGAGGAATTCCTGGCAAAAGAACTTGATGCCGGACGCATCGATGCGAGCGCGTTCAAGGAACAGCGTCTGCTCATCAAGATGCACGGGCATTGTCAGCAGAAAGCGCTCTCTACGTTGACGCCGATGAAGAAAATTCTTACGGTGCTGGGCAAAAATGAGGTGCACCTCATTCCTTCCGGGTGTTGTGGCATGGCCGGATCGTTCGGGTATGAAAAAGAACACTACGATCTTTCCATGCAAATTGGCGAGCTTGTCCTTTTCCCCACCGTGCGCAAGCAGCCCGAGGAAGTGGTCATCGCTGCCCCGGGCACCAGTTGCCGTCACCAGATCAAAGACGGTACGGGAAGACGGGCATTGCATCCAGTGGAAATCCTTTGGAATGCCCTGAAGGATTAG
- a CDS encoding nicotinate phosphoribosyltransferase, which translates to MKENLLLLADAYKYSHYKLYTPGTSKIYSYLESRGGLFPETVFYGLQYYLKEYLEGQAFTRQDVDEAEAIMNGVFGRKDVFRRENFDYILEKHGGRLPVRIKAVPEGLAIPVHNVLMTIENTDPACFWLTNFLETLLMQVWYPNTVATLSREVRKTVTKYFEATADDASRGAIDFVLNDFGFRGVSSVESAGLGGSAHLLNFMGSDTVLASRFARRYYEAKEVYGKSIPATEHSIMTLLGPEGEKQIFRHVLDAYPEGLVACVSDSYNIFRAVEDYWGGEFKDEILKRKGTLVIRPDSGDPVMTLLSVFDILFAKFGFTTNTKGYRVLPPQVRVIQGDGVDHESIPMLYKALKEKGISAENLVLGMGGALLQKVNRDTQKFALKCSYAEVDGKGLDVKKQPVEMDAAGKLVASFKTSKAGRLKLVNEAGKYKTIEQHERLDLEDVMEVVFENGEIRRSHTFEAVRERAQRSFRTIPT; encoded by the coding sequence ATGAAAGAAAACCTGTTGTTGCTTGCGGATGCTTATAAATATTCGCACTACAAACTTTACACCCCGGGCACGTCCAAAATCTATTCTTATTTGGAGAGCCGCGGGGGCTTGTTCCCGGAAACGGTATTTTATGGATTGCAATATTATTTGAAGGAATACCTGGAAGGCCAGGCCTTCACTCGCCAGGATGTAGACGAAGCAGAAGCAATCATGAACGGTGTGTTTGGCAGAAAGGATGTCTTCCGCCGCGAGAACTTCGATTACATTTTGGAAAAACACGGCGGCCGCCTACCGGTCCGCATCAAGGCGGTGCCGGAAGGATTGGCCATTCCCGTGCACAACGTGCTGATGACGATCGAGAACACCGATCCCGCATGCTTCTGGCTCACCAATTTTCTGGAAACCCTGCTCATGCAAGTGTGGTATCCCAACACGGTGGCCACGCTCTCACGGGAAGTCCGGAAAACCGTAACAAAATATTTTGAAGCCACGGCCGATGACGCCTCGCGTGGGGCGATCGATTTTGTGTTGAATGATTTTGGTTTCCGGGGTGTCAGTTCCGTGGAAAGTGCTGGTTTAGGTGGGTCGGCTCACTTGCTGAACTTCATGGGGAGCGACACGGTGTTGGCGTCGCGTTTTGCACGGCGGTATTACGAGGCGAAAGAAGTGTATGGCAAATCTATTCCCGCAACGGAACACTCTATCATGACGTTATTAGGGCCGGAAGGGGAGAAACAAATCTTCAGGCATGTACTCGATGCTTATCCCGAAGGCTTGGTGGCTTGTGTTTCGGATTCCTACAACATCTTCCGGGCTGTGGAGGATTATTGGGGAGGAGAATTTAAAGACGAAATATTGAAGCGCAAGGGTACCCTGGTAATTCGTCCCGATTCCGGCGACCCGGTGATGACGCTGCTGAGCGTGTTCGACATCTTGTTCGCCAAATTCGGATTTACAACAAACACCAAGGGCTATCGCGTGCTTCCACCCCAGGTCCGCGTCATTCAAGGTGACGGGGTGGATCATGAGTCGATTCCGATGCTTTACAAGGCCTTGAAAGAAAAAGGGATCTCCGCGGAAAACCTTGTGCTGGGCATGGGGGGCGCCTTGCTGCAAAAAGTGAATCGCGACACGCAGAAATTTGCGTTGAAATGTTCCTATGCCGAAGTGGACGGAAAAGGATTGGACGTGAAGAAGCAGCCGGTGGAAATGGATGCGGCTGGAAAATTGGTGGCTTCGTTTAAGACTTCGAAAGCGGGTAGATTGAAACTCGTGAATGAAGCCGGGAAATATAAAACGATTGAGCAACACGAACGTTTGGATTTGGAAGATGTGATGGAGGTTGTGTTCGAGAATGGTGAGATCAGGAGATCGCATACCTTTGAGGCGGTGCGTGAGCGGGCTCAGCGGTCGTTCAGAACCATCCCAACCTAA
- a CDS encoding NUDIX domain-containing protein, which yields MNNIGVIIARFQTPYLHEGHKSIIETVQQNHNKTVIVLGVSPVLGSRRNPLDFPTRERMIKKEYPDMVVLPLSDHPLDTRWTQALDHLLTTTFPGSTFTLYGSRDSFMTSYSGNKKVVALPEQGKHNSTALREKFSDKVMDAEAFRSGIIYAYANTYLKVYPTVDIAVFRHNKKEILLGKKEIDNQWRLLGGFSDPTDDCFEMAAQRELHEECGPIEIMPMQYETSRRVDDWRYRTEGDKIITTLFSTDFISGDPQGSDDVASVEWFPLDKVLHMMDNHEVVDTHLPLLQFLLKKYAK from the coding sequence ATGAATAACATCGGTGTCATTATCGCCCGCTTTCAAACGCCCTACCTGCACGAGGGCCACAAATCAATCATTGAAACGGTGCAGCAAAACCACAACAAAACGGTGATCGTACTCGGTGTTTCACCGGTGTTGGGCAGTCGCCGCAACCCTTTGGATTTTCCGACGCGCGAGAGGATGATCAAGAAGGAGTATCCCGACATGGTGGTGCTCCCACTCTCCGATCATCCCCTGGACACGCGATGGACGCAGGCGCTCGATCATTTGCTCACCACGACTTTTCCCGGTTCCACCTTCACGCTCTATGGCAGTCGCGACAGTTTCATGACCAGCTACTCCGGAAACAAAAAGGTGGTTGCCCTTCCGGAACAAGGCAAGCACAACTCGACCGCACTCCGTGAAAAATTCAGTGACAAGGTAATGGACGCGGAGGCGTTTCGCTCCGGGATCATCTACGCATATGCTAACACCTATCTCAAAGTCTATCCCACCGTCGATATTGCCGTGTTCCGCCATAACAAAAAAGAAATACTGCTAGGCAAAAAGGAGATCGACAACCAGTGGCGTTTGCTGGGCGGATTTAGCGATCCCACAGACGACTGTTTCGAAATGGCTGCGCAACGCGAATTGCACGAAGAATGTGGCCCGATCGAGATCATGCCGATGCAATATGAAACCTCCCGCCGCGTGGACGACTGGCGCTATCGAACCGAGGGCGACAAGATCATTACTACGCTCTTCTCGACCGATTTCATCTCCGGCGATCCCCAAGGCAGCGACGATGTTGCTTCTGTGGAATGGTTCCCGCTGGACAAGGTTCTGCACATGATGGATAACCACGAGGTGGTAGACACGCACCTTCCCCTTTTACAATTTCTTTTGAAGAAGTATGCTAAATGA
- a CDS encoding DUF4291 domain-containing protein, with product MNIITTSTTPYHESVERLPKEGNHIIGRVTTDHIVVYQAFRNSIADYAVKHQTFGGNDYSYNRMSWIKTSFLWMMFRSGWAQKEGQERILAITIRKKDFERILAQSAYASFQRDVYENEDEWRQSLQQYEGRLQWDPDHDPFGNTTVRRAIQLGLKGGMLEQFGSTQIVSIEDMTFFVNEQYQYVNNRQLDKLKIPLESVFVPQDPAIAKKIGLTLL from the coding sequence ATGAACATCATAACAACATCAACCACGCCGTATCACGAAAGCGTCGAGAGATTGCCGAAAGAAGGCAATCACATTATCGGCAGGGTAACCACAGATCACATCGTCGTCTACCAAGCCTTCAGAAATTCAATTGCCGATTATGCCGTGAAGCATCAAACCTTTGGAGGGAACGATTACAGCTACAACCGGATGTCATGGATCAAAACCAGTTTCTTATGGATGATGTTTCGCAGTGGCTGGGCGCAGAAGGAAGGGCAGGAACGGATCCTGGCCATAACCATTCGAAAAAAGGATTTCGAACGGATCCTGGCTCAAAGTGCGTACGCTTCCTTTCAAAGAGACGTGTATGAAAATGAAGATGAGTGGAGGCAGTCGCTTCAACAGTATGAAGGAAGGTTGCAGTGGGATCCTGATCACGACCCCTTCGGAAATACGACGGTGCGAAGAGCGATTCAGTTGGGGTTGAAAGGAGGAATGCTTGAGCAATTCGGATCGACTCAGATCGTAAGCATAGAAGACATGACGTTTTTTGTAAACGAGCAATATCAGTATGTAAACAATCGCCAATTGGATAAACTTAAAATTCCCTTGGAGAGTGTGTTTGTTCCTCAAGACCCCGCCATTGCAAAGAAAATTGGACTAACGCTTTTGTAA
- a CDS encoding NUDIX hydrolase, with amino-acid sequence MKQDIKVSVDAVVFGYSPEEGIQVLLIKRKYEPFQKSWALPGGLVLNEESLEEAVHRELQEEAGIDVNYLEQLYSFGQPARDPRNRVISVAHFGLVRPDDYQLSAQTDAEDVAWFSIKRIPRLAFDHKQIIDVAIKRLRSKIVYEPIGFELLDKEFPFSDLEKLYQVLLDNDLDRRNFKKRIMALGFLEEVNKTLQRKAGRPAKLYRFNKKKYFELKERGYHSDLFYS; translated from the coding sequence ATGAAACAAGATATAAAAGTCTCGGTCGACGCTGTCGTTTTCGGCTACTCTCCGGAAGAAGGCATACAGGTCCTGCTGATCAAACGGAAGTATGAACCGTTCCAAAAATCATGGGCACTTCCCGGAGGACTGGTGCTGAACGAGGAATCGCTGGAAGAAGCCGTGCACCGCGAACTGCAAGAAGAGGCGGGAATTGACGTCAACTACCTCGAACAGCTCTATTCTTTTGGTCAGCCCGCCCGCGACCCGCGCAACCGTGTGATCTCGGTGGCCCACTTCGGCCTGGTGCGCCCCGACGACTACCAACTCTCCGCGCAAACCGATGCAGAAGATGTGGCGTGGTTCAGCATCAAACGCATTCCCCGTCTGGCCTTCGACCATAAGCAGATCATCGACGTCGCGATCAAACGATTGAGGAGCAAGATCGTGTACGAGCCCATAGGGTTCGAATTACTGGACAAAGAGTTTCCCTTTTCCGACCTGGAGAAACTTTACCAGGTGTTGCTCGACAACGACCTGGACCGGCGCAATTTCAAAAAACGCATCATGGCGCTCGGGTTCCTGGAGGAGGTGAATAAAACCTTACAGCGCAAGGCCGGCCGCCCGGCAAAACTCTACCGCTTCAACAAAAAGAAGTATTTCGAGCTGAAAGAGCGGGGCTATCACTCCGATCTTTTCTACTCATAG